In Candidatus Edwardsbacteria bacterium, one genomic interval encodes:
- a CDS encoding O-antigen ligase family protein has translation MTKYFYNIGHAAIFALVLAIPFQGYLKGFVGISLTMAEVLANLAVLFMFLANIKRLNTWPRYTPFNLIIILYLLARAISFFITPEPDLTLSDYLVVISSLMFFLAGLYAADNYEQALKLIKLLLYVSVVSTLLGLVQVIMGASWISALISSKIGGFIYGDYAQYASKMGGWYWQPVAAMGLARAIGPFFYANPYCVYLGMVSSFAVTLVLVEKEKNKWLWVVILALALTNIILSQSRAGLMAISIIVLFLVFMFFGRAKKTQVFYTIVIGVIMITFVLAVLPYGTKSHIVEFTKTPIQEFSRWSIYQAYFAKVIENIWFGQGYNYSLLVRGYTQGPTAIHAHNLFLQEAWSYGIYPVIILILLNVVWLRVMIKAYLKQKDKNKRIMTLGCVIALSWFIFQSFFDYTFNYGQLRELYWFLLGLSINVIKDA, from the coding sequence ATGACTAAATATTTTTATAATATTGGCCATGCTGCTATTTTTGCCCTAGTGCTGGCGATACCTTTTCAGGGTTATTTGAAAGGTTTTGTGGGTATAAGTTTAACCATGGCGGAAGTTTTGGCTAACCTTGCAGTGTTATTTATGTTTTTAGCGAACATAAAGAGATTAAATACATGGCCCAGATACACACCCTTTAATTTGATAATAATACTTTATTTGTTGGCCAGAGCGATTAGTTTTTTTATAACACCCGAACCAGATTTAACATTGTCGGATTATTTGGTGGTAATCAGCAGCCTTATGTTTTTCCTTGCCGGTTTATATGCTGCTGACAATTATGAGCAAGCACTTAAATTAATAAAGTTATTATTGTACGTATCTGTTGTTTCAACTTTGCTGGGCTTGGTACAGGTCATAATGGGTGCCAGTTGGATATCAGCTTTGATAAGCAGTAAAATAGGCGGGTTTATTTACGGTGACTATGCCCAGTATGCCTCAAAAATGGGCGGTTGGTACTGGCAGCCGGTGGCAGCAATGGGTTTGGCCAGGGCTATAGGGCCTTTCTTTTATGCCAACCCTTATTGCGTTTATCTTGGTATGGTATCATCTTTTGCTGTTACACTAGTGTTGGTAGAAAAAGAAAAAAACAAGTGGCTTTGGGTCGTTATACTGGCTTTGGCACTAACAAACATAATATTATCGCAATCCCGGGCAGGATTGATGGCAATTTCGATAATAGTTTTGTTCCTTGTATTTATGTTCTTTGGTCGGGCAAAAAAAACGCAGGTGTTTTATACGATAGTCATTGGCGTCATTATGATAACATTTGTTTTAGCTGTTTTGCCGTATGGTACTAAAAGTCATATCGTAGAATTTACGAAAACACCGATACAAGAATTTTCAAGATGGTCAATATACCAGGCGTATTTTGCAAAAGTTATTGAGAACATATGGTTTGGGCAAGGGTACAACTATTCACTTTTAGTAAGAGGATACACTCAGGGACCTACGGCAATACATGCTCACAATTTGTTTTTGCAGGAAGCCTGGTCCTATGGCATCTATCCCGTAATTATACTCATCTTATTGAACGTGGTATGGCTGAGGGTAATGATAAAAGCGTACCTGAAACAAAAAGATAAAAACAAAAGGATAATGACCCTGGGTTGCGTAATTGCCTTGAGTTGGTTTATATTTCAAAGTTTTTTTGATTACACATTTAATTACGGGCAGTTGAGGGAACTGTATTGGTTCTTGTTGGGGCTCTCAATAAACGTTATCAAGGATGCATGA
- a CDS encoding oligosaccharide flippase family protein has translation MQRFLPEGVIKYINDKLPYDTLRYRFAKGIFWTVTGNVIVGVLAIVLSILNARMLGRTGFGELAMIRSTVEIFGVFAGFGLGITATKYISEYKNKDVEKAGRVLGLTNLLAISTGLIASLVLLVFSAYISRNVINAPHLSDEIRLSCGLLFFSTLVGAQFGALTGFEAFKVIARNNAIISILNFVFVLLGTYLWGLSGSIVGFVCSSGVSCVFNHISLKKILGSAKIKVNYKDWRQEIRVLWRFSLPSLLSNVMVSPIQWVINAIMVNTTGGYAELGLFNAANQWRNSLLIFPRWMGQTITPILSDKFGSGDNKSVRKMVGTNLLLNMAVVIPAAIIILFGKNIIMQSYGKSFEAGNTSLLILALSAVFLAIQMPLGHTIAASGKMWIGFMLNGINGITLIVLFYILRNKGSLGLSYTYLFAYLLHIAWTVVMTRNIVAAKKT, from the coding sequence ATGCAACGTTTTTTGCCAGAAGGCGTAATAAAATATATCAATGATAAATTACCCTACGATACGCTCAGATACAGGTTCGCTAAAGGGATCTTTTGGACTGTAACCGGGAATGTTATCGTAGGGGTATTAGCTATTGTATTATCTATATTGAATGCCAGAATGCTTGGCAGGACCGGGTTCGGCGAATTGGCCATGATCCGCAGTACAGTGGAAATATTCGGTGTTTTTGCCGGGTTTGGTTTGGGTATAACGGCTACAAAATATATTTCGGAATATAAAAACAAGGACGTTGAAAAAGCCGGCCGGGTGTTGGGCTTGACCAATTTACTGGCTATAAGCACGGGCTTAATTGCTTCTTTGGTTTTGCTTGTATTTTCGGCTTATATTTCCAGAAATGTCATAAATGCACCGCACCTTTCCGATGAGATAAGACTTAGCTGCGGATTATTGTTTTTCAGTACATTGGTTGGGGCACAATTTGGAGCCCTGACAGGATTTGAGGCCTTTAAAGTCATTGCCAGAAACAATGCCATAATTTCGATCCTTAATTTTGTCTTTGTGCTGCTTGGTACTTATTTGTGGGGCCTCAGTGGTTCAATCGTTGGCTTTGTATGCTCAAGCGGGGTGAGTTGCGTGTTCAATCATATTTCATTAAAAAAAATACTTGGATCGGCAAAAATTAAAGTCAATTACAAAGATTGGCGGCAAGAAATCAGAGTCCTTTGGAGGTTTTCTTTGCCGTCCTTGCTTTCTAATGTAATGGTGAGTCCGATACAATGGGTGATCAATGCCATTATGGTTAATACTACAGGAGGTTACGCGGAACTTGGCTTATTCAACGCGGCCAACCAATGGCGCAATTCGTTGCTGATATTCCCCCGATGGATGGGACAAACAATAACACCCATACTATCAGATAAATTTGGTTCCGGCGACAATAAAAGCGTAAGAAAAATGGTAGGAACAAATTTATTGCTTAATATGGCAGTAGTTATCCCGGCAGCAATCATAATTCTATTCGGTAAAAATATCATAATGCAAAGCTATGGTAAATCGTTTGAGGCAGGCAATACAAGTTTGTTAATATTGGCTTTGTCCGCCGTGTTTTTAGCGATCCAAATGCCTTTGGGGCATACTATAGCCGCATCAGGCAAGATGTGGATAGGTTTTATGCTCAACGGCATAAACGGCATAACATTGATAGTGTTATTTTATATATTAAGGAACAAGGGCTCCCTTGGGCTTTCCTACACGTATCTTTTTGCATATTTGCTACACATTGCATGGACGGTAGTAATGACACGTAATATTGTTGCTGCAAAGAAAACCTAA
- the galE gene encoding UDP-glucose 4-epimerase GalE produces the protein MSKVLVTGGGGYIGSHTLVSLLERGYDVISADDHSRSDPAMLEGVKKITGTGVKNYQVDLKDQTAAQRIFAENKDIEAVIHFAAYKAVGESVKDPLLYFANNNGSLLSVLGAMEKQGVRQLVFSSSCTVYGRVEELPATEQTPLGEPECPYARTKLMGEQMITDLAASYPGRFVSLRYFNPAGAHLSGLIGENPAGQPDNLVPNITRFAAGRLPKLTVHGSDYPTRDGSCIRDYIHVMDIARAHVDALSYIKNKMSDRRHEFFNLGSGAGTTVLELLKAFERANGIKLNYHIGPRRPGDLPAIYADNRKAREVLGWEIRHGLEEMMSSAWRWERNQLKV, from the coding sequence ATGAGTAAAGTACTGGTCACCGGGGGGGGCGGATACATAGGCTCGCATACCCTGGTCAGCCTGCTGGAGCGGGGATACGACGTTATCTCGGCCGACGACCACTCGCGCTCCGATCCGGCCATGCTGGAGGGGGTCAAAAAGATCACCGGGACCGGGGTCAAAAATTACCAAGTGGACCTCAAGGACCAAACGGCCGCCCAGCGGATCTTCGCCGAAAATAAGGACATCGAGGCGGTGATCCATTTTGCGGCCTACAAGGCGGTGGGCGAGTCGGTAAAAGATCCCCTGCTGTATTTTGCCAACAACAACGGCTCGCTGCTGTCGGTGCTGGGGGCCATGGAAAAGCAGGGGGTCAGACAGCTGGTGTTCTCCTCCTCCTGCACGGTCTACGGCCGGGTGGAAGAACTGCCGGCCACCGAGCAGACCCCCCTGGGGGAGCCGGAGTGCCCCTACGCCCGGACCAAGCTGATGGGCGAGCAGATGATCACGGACCTGGCCGCCAGCTACCCCGGGCGGTTCGTTTCTTTGCGCTACTTCAACCCGGCCGGGGCCCACCTTTCCGGGCTGATCGGCGAGAACCCCGCCGGCCAGCCGGACAACCTGGTGCCCAACATCACCCGCTTCGCCGCCGGGCGCCTGCCGAAGCTCACCGTCCACGGCTCCGACTACCCCACCCGGGACGGCAGCTGCATCCGGGACTACATCCACGTGATGGACATCGCCCGGGCCCACGTGGACGCCCTGTCCTACATCAAGAACAAAATGTCCGACCGGCGCCATGAATTCTTCAACCTGGGGTCGGGCGCCGGCACCACGGTGCTGGAACTGCTGAAGGCCTTCGAGCGGGCCAACGGGATCAAGCTGAACTACCACATCGGGCCGCGGCGGCCCGGCGACCTGCCGGCCATCTACGCCGACAACCGGAAGGCCAGGGAAGTGCTGGGCTGGGAGATCCGGCACGGGCTGGAGGAGATGATGTCCAGCGCCTGGAGGTGGGAAAGGAATCAGTTAAAAGTATAA